A window of the Gossypium hirsutum isolate 1008001.06 chromosome A05, Gossypium_hirsutum_v2.1, whole genome shotgun sequence genome harbors these coding sequences:
- the LOC107960731 gene encoding cytochrome B5 gives MAEYSVHLLPGCSAQIKDCWLVIDGRALNDTRCLEEHPGGEEVLIESAGKDTTQAFSDFGHSKLGYSFKEDADAQVASSKEPKKKEMSALVIKDDSMPKYASIVEMFLPLLVAGSYFSYRYLTTASSMV, from the exons ATGGCAGAATACAGTGTTCACCTTCTCCCAGGTTGCTCAGCACAAATCAAAGATTGCTGGCTTGTCATCGATGGCAGA GCACTGAACGATACAAGGTGCCTGGAAGAACATCCAGGAGGAGAAGAGGTGTTGATAGAGTCAGCAGGTAAGGACACCACACAGGCATTCAGCGATTTCGGACATAGCAAATTG GGTTACTCTTTCAAAGAGGATGCAGATGCCCAGGTTGCTTCGAGTAAAGAACCCAAGAAGAAAGAGATGAGTGCTTTAGTGATCAAGGATGACAGTATGCCCAAGTATGCAAGCATTGTCGAAATGTTCCTACCACTCTTAGTTGCTGGTTCCTACTTCTCTTATAGATACCTCACTACAGCCTCATCAATGGTGTAA
- the LOC107958172 gene encoding uncharacterized protein, with protein sequence MASSFDRWEKDPFFSVAEEVQESADRMESTYRTWIHASKDVCSSWNFEELRRDLRTTLGTTKWQLEEFERAVQSSYNANSSEDSRDRHRDFIVAIEDQVSKIEKSLQESALLEGKTSMPWVRLDKGECDDLALFLSGPTVSGEKKLPPKSHSRTNEIPRGINIESVPHCSKNSGQSVEWSSSKAKGEKSHGHRRTASASANIGTWKIAIGGDVLEQNSSNGQPSIPPRKVPSFSGFLNSMESVAKVKWSKNGFRKWKAVDCDSEANTELLRPPQLATGLNACYERSKSCLDCDNYDKQLYGWYGAIQRLLQRSQYQMRYGHPIRLAVWVVLFLCLIVLIGFYAI encoded by the exons ATGGCTTCGAGTTTTGACCGATGGGAAAAAGATCCTTTCTTCTCTGTGGCTGAAGAAGTTCAGGAATCTGCGGACAG GATGGAATCGACTTATCGGACATGGATACACGCCAGCAAAGACGTTTGTAGTTCGTGGAATTTCGAGGAACTTCGTAGGGACCTGCGAACTACCCTTGGCACCACAAAATGGCAG TTAGAGGAGTTTGAAAGGGCTGTACAATCAAGCTACAATGCAAATTCAAGTGAGGACTCGAGAGACAGGCATCGAGATTTTATTGTGGCAATTGAGGATCAGGTTTCAAAGATTGAAAAATCATTGCAGGAATCAGCCCTTTTGGAGGGTAAGACATCAATGCCTTGGGTGCGATTGGACAAAGGGGAATGCGATGATCTTGCTTTATTTTTGTCCGGACCAACTGTATCCGGTGAAAAGAAACTTCCTCCTAAGAGTCATTCTAGGACTAATGAAATCCCACGAGGAATCAATATAGAATCTGTACCACATTGCTCGAAAAATTCAGGTCAATCTGTTGAGTGGAGCTCCTCCAAGGCTAAGGGCGAGAAGTCACATGGGCATAGGAGGACTGCTAGTGCTAGTGCCAACATTGGCACTTGGAAGATTGCTATCGGTGGGGATGTTTTAGAACAGAACTCTTCCAATGGTCAGCCCTCCATTCCCCCACGAAAGGTACCAAGCTTCTCTGGTTTCCTAAATTCAATGGAATCTGTAGCCAAGGTGAAGTGGTCGAAGAATGGTTTCAGGAAGTGGAAGGCAGTAGATTGTGATTCGGAGGCTAATACAGAGTTGTTGAGACCTCCTCAGCTGGCTACG GGCCTCAATGCATGCTATGAACGAAGTAAGAGTTGCCTAGATTGTGATAATTACGATAAGCAACTTTATGGCTGGTATGGGGCTATTCAAAGACTACTCCAAAGGTCTCAGTATCAAATGCGGTATGGTCATCCCATTCGACTAGCAGTTTGGGTTGTCCTCTTCCTTTGTTTGATTG TTTTAATTGGATTTTACGCAATATGA
- the LOC107958173 gene encoding protein arginine N-methyltransferase 2, whose protein sequence is METEGEQLCEAARNGDVAKAKALIESGADVSFFDSDGLTPLMHAAKLGHTDLVKALLEAGAPWNALSPSNQSAGDFAMGSGHQEAYEALLNAGIQAELILGSIARKTKKNGDFEGDYLEDRVTFSEDKLMDSDSKAVMMAWEKPLMEAHAKAVCSGGGNVLNVGFGMGLVDTAIQQYGPATHTIIEAHPEVYARMLRTGWDKKDNVKIIFGRWQDVLSKLESYDGIFFDTYGEYYEDLREFHQHLPKLLKPGGIYSFFNGLCGGNAFFHVVYCQLVSLELENLGYSTQLIPLPVKDCLGEEIWRGVSQKYWQLDTYYLPVCQSIEESE, encoded by the exons ATGGAAACAGAAGGAGAGCAACTCTGCGAAGCTGCAAGAAACGGCGACGTCGCCAAAGCGAAAGCTCTGATAGAGTCAGGAGCCGACGTCTCCTTCTTCGACAGCGATGGACTCACGCCGCTCATGCACGCCGCCAAGCTCGGCCATACCGATTTAGTCAAAGCTCTCCTTGAGGCTGGCGCACCGTGGAACGCTCTTTCTCCTTCTAACCAATCCGCTGGTGACTTTGCCATGGGCTCCGGTCACCAGGAAGCCTATGAAGCCCTTCTCAATGCTG GAATTCAGGCTGAATTGATTTTGGGATCCATTgcaaggaaaacaaaaaagaatgGTGATTTTGAAGGGGATTACTTGGAAGATAGGGTTACTTTTAGCGAGGATAAGTTGATGGACTCTGATAGCAAGGCTGTGATGATGGCTTGGGAGAAACCATTGATGGAAGCTCATGCTAAAGCTGTTTGCTCTGGAGGTGGTAACGTTCTAAATGTTGGATTTGGAATGGGTCTTGTGGATACTGCTATTCAACAGTATGGTCCAGCCACGCACACAATCATTGAGGCTCATCCGGAGGTCTATGCACGCATGCTTCGCACTGGTTGGGACAAGAAGGAtaatgtgaaaataatatttgggCGTTGGCAAGATGTTCTTTCAAAACTTGAATCTTATGATG GTATTTTCTTCGACACCTATGGAGAATATTACGAAGACCTGAGAGAGTTTCATCAACATCTTCCTAAGTTATTGAAGCCTGGAGGAATCTACTCGTTTTTTAATGGCCTTTGTGGAGGTAATGCATTCTTCCATGTTGTTTACTGCCAGTTAGTTTCACTAGAACTGGAGAATCTGGGGTACTCGACGCAATTAATCCCCTTGCCTGTGAAGGATTGCTTGGGAGAAGAAATTTGGCGTGGTGTGAGTCAGAAATATTGGCAACTTGATACGTATTATCTCCCTGTTTGTCAGTCTATAGAGGAATCTGAATGA
- the LOC107958174 gene encoding subtilisin-like protease SBT1.7, translating into MKSLKFKLVEIFLFLSLYYACIAAEEKIQKAKRTYIVHVDKSNMPETFTDHALWYDSSLKSVSDSASVLYRYENVVHGYSTMLTTEEAEALGEQPGILSVLPEVIYELHTTRTPEFLGLGKSTTLFPASDSMGEVIVGILDTGVWPELKSFDDSGLGPVPSRWKGDCQVGKNFSASSCNRKLIGAKFFSKGYEVAFGPIDETMESRSPRDDDGHGTHTATTAAGSVVPSANLLGYASGTARGMASHARVAVYKVCWLGGCFGSDIVAAMDAAVADGVDVLSMSIGGGLSEYYSDTVAIGAFTAAANGIFVSCSAGNSGPIPSSLSNVAPWITTVGAGTLDRDFPASITLGNNELHSGVTLYNGKQLSDSMVPLVYGGNVSNSSGGALCMAGSLIPEKVARKIVVCDRGGSARVQKGVVVKDAGGIGMILTNTDTFGEELVADAHLLPSAAVGQKTGDAIKKYISSTRNPTAKIGPGTTKLEVQPSPVVAAFSSRGPNPVTPAILKPDIIAPGVNILAGWTGAVGPTGLQSDPRHVNFNIISGTSMSCPHVSGLAAIVKAAHPEWSPAAIKSALMTTAYTAYKTGQKIEDVATGGPATPFDYGAGHADPVAALDPGLVYDATVDDYLGFLCALNYTPNQIKSTTHRGFTCQTSKKYTLGDFNYPSFSVPLETASGRRGGADSSSIIKYTRTLTNVGAPATYKVSLYSQTQAVKMSVEPETLSFKAQYEKKSYTVTFKTSSMPSGTTSFARLEWSDGKHIVGSPIAFSWT; encoded by the exons ATGAAGTCGCTGAAGTTCAAACTAGTAGAAATCTTtctatttctgagtttgtattaTGCATGTATTGCAGCAGAAGAAAAGATCCAGAAAGCTAAAAGGACTTATATAGTTCACGTGGACAAGTCCAACATGCCAGAAACTTTCACTGATCACGCCCTCTGGTATGATTCGTCTTTAAAATCTGTCTCGGACTCGGCATCCGTGCTTTACAGATATGAAAACGTAGTCCATGGCTACTCGACGATGCTAACAACTGAGGAAGCTGAAGCACTAGGAGAACAACCTGGAATTCTCTCTGTTTTACCTGAGGTGATATATGAACTGCACACAACTAGAACGCCAGAGTTCCTTGGGTTAGGAAAGAGCACTACTCTCTTCCCCGCCTCTGATTCAATGGGTGAAGTGATTGTTGGCATATTGGACACCGGAGTTTGGCCCGAGCTGAAAAGTTTCGATGATTCGGGACTTGGACCAGTACCATCACGCTGGAAAGGCGATTGCCAGGTGGGGAAAAACTTCAGTGCATCGAGCTGCAACAGGAAACTAATTGGTGCCAAGTTCTTTTCAAAAGGGTATGAAGTTGCGTTCGGGCCTATTGATGAAACGATGGAGTCAAGGTCCCCGAGAGATGATGATGGACATGGAACTCACACAGCAACTACAGCTGCAGGGTCAGTTGTGCCCTCTGCTAACTTGCTAGGATATGCTTCTGGGACAGCACGGGGGATGGCTTCACATGCCCGAGTGGCCGTCTACAAGGTGTGTTGGCTTGGTGGGTGTTTTGGCTCTGATATTGTAGCAGCCATGGATGCGGCTGTTGCAGATGGAGTGGATGTTTTGTCAATGTCTATCGGGGGAGGGTTATCGGAGTACTACAGTGACACTGTTGCCATTGGAGCATTCACAGCAGCTGCAAATGGAATTTTTGTATCTTGTTCAGCTGGAAACAGTGGACCCATACCAAGCAGCTTGTCAAATGTTGCACCGTGGATAACCACTGTAGGTGCTGGAACATTGGACCGTGATTTCCCTGCCTCTATTACTCTGGGTAACAATGAACTACACTCCGGTGTGACACTTTATAATGGAAAGCAGTTATCTGATTCCATGGTGCCACTAGTTTATGGCGGTAATGTGAGTAATTCAAGTGGTGGAGCTCTTTGCATGGCCGGAAGTTTGATTCCAGAAAAAGTTGCCAGAAAG ataGTGGTATGTGATCGAGGAGGTAGTGCGAGGGTCCAAAAGGGTGTTGTGGTGAAGGATGCTGGTGGCATAGGGATGATTTTGACAAACACAGATACTTTTGGAGAAGAGTTAGTCGCCGATGCGCATCTCTTACCTTCAGCAGCTGTTGGACAGAAGACCGGGGATGCAATCAAGAAATATATATCTTCTACTCGTAATCCAACAGCCAAAATCGGTCCTGGAACCACAAAGTTGGAAGTTCAACCATCACCAGTGGTTGCAGCATTCAGTTCTAGAGGTCCAAACCCAGTCACTCCAGCAATACTTAAACCAGACATTATTGCACCAGGGGTCAATATCCTAGCTGGGTGGACTGGTGCTGTTGGTCCAACCGGACTACAGAGTGACCCAAGGCATGTAAACTTCAACATCATTTCAGGCACATCAATGTCATGCCCTCATGTTAGTGGCTTAGCTGCAATTGTCAAGGCTGCTCATCCTGAATGGAGTCCAGCAGCCATTAAATCTGCCCTCATGACCACAGCTTATACAGCTTATAAAACTGGTCAAAAGATCGAAGATGTTGCCACTGGAGGACCAGCAACGCCGTTTGATTATGGTGCCGGACATGCCGACCCAGTTGCAGCCCTTGATCCCGGCCTTGTATACGATGCCACTGTCGATGACTACCTCGGTTTTCTTTGTGCTTTGAACTACACACCAAATCAAATTAAGAGCACTACCCACAGAGGCTTCACTTGCCAGACAAGCAAAAAGTACACCTTGGGAGATTTTAACTACCCATCCTTCTCCGTTCCTCTGGAAACTGCGTCAGGCAGAAGGGGTGGTGCTGACTCCTCAAGCATCATCAAATATACTAGGACCCTTACTAATGTTGGTGCCCCGGCAACTTATAAGGTTTCTTTGTATTCACAGACTCAAGCAGTGAAAATGTCAGTTGAGCCAGAAACGCTTAGCTTCAAAGCACAATACGAGAAAAAGAGCTACACAGTGACATTCAAAACGAGTTCTATGCCGTCTGGTACAACCAGCTTTGCTCGTCTGGAATGGTCAGATGGAAAACACATTGTTGGTAGTCCAATAGCTTTCAGTTGGACATAA